One Pseudonocardia abyssalis DNA segment encodes these proteins:
- a CDS encoding acyl-CoA thioesterase — translation MTAYVAQVPLRWTDQDSYRHLNHARAVTLLEEARIALFFDRAAADGVGTFSSGLLVVGLGVEYTRQVAYRSHALRVAMTVEEVRAATFVIRYALHDGPGEDAPVAITAHTRMATFDLAAQRPRRLSTEEKTWLGEWA, via the coding sequence GTGACCGCCTACGTCGCGCAGGTGCCCCTGCGCTGGACCGACCAGGACTCCTACCGGCACCTCAACCACGCGCGCGCGGTGACGCTGCTGGAGGAGGCGCGGATCGCGCTGTTCTTCGACCGCGCCGCCGCCGACGGGGTCGGGACGTTCTCGTCGGGGCTGCTCGTCGTCGGGCTGGGGGTCGAGTACACGAGGCAGGTGGCGTACCGCTCGCACGCCCTACGCGTCGCGATGACCGTCGAGGAGGTGCGTGCCGCGACCTTCGTCATCCGCTACGCCCTGCACGACGGGCCGGGCGAGGACGCGCCGGTGGCGATCACCGCGCACACGCGGATGGCCACGTTCGACCTCGCCGCGCAGCGCCCGCGGCGGCTGAGCACGGAGGAGAAGACGTGGCTGGGGGAGTGGGCATGA
- a CDS encoding alpha-amylase family glycosyl hydrolase codes for MQWWREAVVYQVYVRSFTDSDGDGVGDLDGIRSRLGYLELLGVDALWLTPFYPSPMADHGYDVADPRDVDPVFGDLAVFDALVSDAHDHGLRIVVDLVPNHTSTEHEWFRAARGSAPGSPERERYHFRPGRGDHPPNDWHSVFGGPAWTRIPGDPEWYLHLFSPDQPDLNWTNPEVWADLEKTVRFWLDRGVDGFRIDVAHGMSKPDGLPDAGDGPADPRFDHEGVHDVHRMVRAVVDHFPECLLVGQVCVRDDAAFARYVRADELHVGLTYRLLECAFDADAVRDAIEDSFDAVAGTPSPPSWTLANHDTARPVSRYGGVARARAMAMVTLALPGTVVLYNGEELGLPDVELPDDALQDPRWRQSGRTDRGRDGCRVPLPWEGTAPGFGFTTGQPWLPIPEEWADRLVADQLEDTASTLSVYRRALELRRSHPGFTGRDLEWFGAPENCLAFRRAGSTLVCALNTGDTPVPLPPGDVLLSSSPLAGGLLPPDTAVWLA; via the coding sequence GTGCAGTGGTGGCGCGAGGCGGTGGTCTACCAGGTCTACGTGCGCAGCTTCACCGACTCCGACGGTGACGGCGTGGGCGACCTGGACGGTATCCGGTCCCGTCTCGGCTACCTGGAGCTACTGGGTGTCGACGCGCTGTGGCTGACCCCGTTCTACCCGTCGCCGATGGCCGACCACGGCTACGACGTCGCCGACCCGCGCGACGTCGATCCGGTGTTCGGCGACCTCGCCGTGTTCGACGCGCTGGTCTCCGACGCCCACGACCACGGACTGAGGATCGTCGTCGACCTGGTGCCCAACCACACCTCCACCGAGCACGAGTGGTTCCGCGCAGCCCGCGGGTCGGCGCCCGGCAGCCCCGAGCGCGAGCGCTACCACTTCCGGCCCGGTCGCGGTGACCATCCGCCCAACGACTGGCACAGCGTGTTCGGCGGCCCGGCGTGGACCCGGATCCCCGGGGACCCGGAGTGGTACCTGCACCTGTTCTCCCCCGACCAGCCCGACCTGAACTGGACCAACCCCGAGGTCTGGGCCGACCTGGAGAAGACGGTCCGGTTCTGGCTCGACCGCGGCGTCGACGGCTTCCGCATCGACGTCGCACACGGCATGAGCAAGCCCGACGGCCTCCCCGACGCCGGTGACGGCCCGGCCGATCCGCGCTTCGACCACGAGGGCGTGCACGACGTCCACCGCATGGTCCGCGCGGTGGTCGACCACTTCCCGGAGTGCCTGCTCGTCGGGCAGGTCTGCGTCCGCGACGACGCCGCGTTCGCCCGCTACGTGCGGGCCGACGAGCTGCACGTCGGGCTGACCTACCGCCTGCTGGAGTGCGCCTTCGACGCCGACGCCGTCCGCGACGCGATCGAGGACTCCTTCGACGCCGTCGCCGGCACCCCGTCACCGCCGTCGTGGACGCTGGCCAACCACGACACGGCCCGCCCGGTCTCCCGCTACGGCGGCGTCGCCCGCGCCCGCGCGATGGCGATGGTGACGCTGGCGCTGCCCGGCACGGTCGTCCTCTACAACGGCGAGGAGCTGGGCCTGCCCGACGTCGAGCTGCCCGACGACGCCCTGCAGGACCCGCGCTGGCGACAGTCCGGGCGCACCGACCGCGGCCGCGACGGCTGCCGCGTCCCGCTGCCGTGGGAGGGCACCGCCCCCGGGTTCGGCTTCACCACCGGCCAGCCGTGGCTGCCGATCCCCGAGGAGTGGGCCGACCGGCTGGTCGCCGACCAGTTGGAGGACACCGCGTCGACGCTGTCGGTGTACCGCCGCGCACTCGAGCTGCGCCGCAGCCACCCGGGGTTCACCGGCCGGGACCTGGAGTGGTTCGGCGCCCCGGAGAACTGCCTGGCGTTCCGGCGCGCCGGGTCCACGCTGGTGTGCGCGCTGAACACCGGCGACACCCCGGTCCCCCTGCCCCCGGGCGACGTCCTGCTCTCCAGCAGCCCGCTCGCCGGGGGCCTGCTCCCGCCCGACACGGCGGTCTGGTTGGCCTGA